From Chloroflexota bacterium, a single genomic window includes:
- a CDS encoding SDR family oxidoreductase translates to MGSFDGQVVVIFGASSGIGRAAAQAFAEGGATVALAARRGSTLAEMAGLMAASGYHALALPTDVSHRDQVDHTIATTIERLGRLDVVVNAAGLNTQHRRISDLTQGDWDHVLSVNLTGAFNTTQAALPQMRAQGGGLIVQFSSVSGRWGDMSGAAYQASKHGIVGLCQATMMEERTHGIRVTAILPGLVDTPLLEKRPVPPTRETLEKALQPRDVAMACTFLASLPARAYIPELIMMPPQLQVVGQAMI, encoded by the coding sequence ATGGGAAGCTTCGACGGACAGGTTGTCGTAATCTTCGGCGCGAGCAGCGGCATCGGCCGGGCGGCAGCCCAGGCGTTCGCTGAAGGTGGAGCCACAGTCGCCCTTGCCGCCAGACGCGGCTCGACGCTCGCCGAGATGGCAGGTTTGATGGCTGCAAGCGGCTACCACGCACTGGCGCTCCCGACCGATGTCAGCCACCGCGACCAGGTCGATCACACCATCGCGACGACCATCGAGCGGCTCGGTCGGCTGGATGTCGTGGTCAACGCGGCCGGCCTGAACACCCAGCATCGCCGCATCAGCGATCTCACGCAGGGCGACTGGGACCACGTCCTGAGCGTCAACCTGACGGGCGCGTTCAACACCACGCAGGCCGCGCTGCCGCAGATGCGCGCCCAGGGCGGCGGGCTGATCGTGCAGTTCTCGTCGGTGTCCGGGCGCTGGGGCGACATGTCGGGCGCGGCGTACCAGGCCAGCAAGCACGGCATCGTCGGCCTCTGCCAGGCGACCATGATGGAGGAGCGCACCCACGGGATCCGGGTGACGGCGATCCTGCCGGGCCTCGTCGATACGCCACTGCTCGAGAAGCGGCCCGTCCCGCCCACGCGGGAGACGCTCGAGAAGGCGTTGCAGCCGCGGGATGTGGCGATGGCCTGCACGTTCCTGGCGAGCCTGCCGGCCCGGGCCTACATCCCCGAGCTGATCATGATGCCGCCGCAGCTGCAGGTGGTCGGACAGGCCATGATCT